The region GGTCTTGCCCATGCGCCCGGACTTGTGGCTTTCGAACTCGCGCTTTGGCACATCGGCGAAGGCCGGCATCTTGTGCACGGTTTCGGCCACGATCTTCGCGGCGCGCTCGGCGCCATACGGCGTCCAGTGCTGGTCACCACGGAAATAGAAGTCCTTGCCCTGGTCGGCTGCGGCCAATTGTTCGTTGGTCAGCGGCGACAAGTCGGGCACGTTGTAGCCCATCTTGCTGAAGCGCGTGAGCATCGCCTGGTAGTTGCCCAGGGCTTTCTCGTAGTTGAACGCGGCTTTTTCTGCTGGATTGAGCATGTTGCGGTTAACCAGGCCGCGGGTCGGCTGGTAAACCACGACCAGTTCGATACCGCGTGCCTTGAACGCATCGTGCACTTGCTGCAGGCGTTTGTAGCCGGCGGGGGTGGTCTGGAACTCGGTGCGCAGGTCTTCGCGGGTACGGAACAGCCAGTCGCCCTGAGCCTGTACCAGGGTGGTGAAGTTCTGCTGGTAGCGGGTGGTGTAACGGCTGGCATCGTGTGCCTCGGGGCACAGCTGGCAGCACGGCTCGGCGCTGAAGGTCGGGGCCGTTACGGCGTCTGCATGGGCACCGTTGCTGATCGCCATGAGCGCAGCACTGAGTCCAAGCAGTTTGATCAAATGTGGGGTCATGTCGTGGCTTCCTCAATCCGCCATTTCGGTCTGGCGTTCGACCGGATCGATCAAAACGGCTTTCTGCTGGCGCACCATCAGGTCGAGGATCTCGTCCTGACGTTCACCCAGTACACCGGAAAAACTGATACCGCTGGCCTTGCTCGGGGCCAGCATCGAGACCCGGTAGAGTTCCACGCTCAATGGCGAGTCGATTGACAACGGGCCGCTGCCGTTGGCCGCCAGCTCGCCACCAACGACGATCAGCGAGACCTTGGTGTCGAAAGGGTCCAGGGCAATGTCGCGGTCAGTGTCGGAGAGATCTTTGATGTGCCCATAGACACCCACCAGGCCGTTGGCCATGGCGACGTTTTCATACAGGCGGATGTTCACGCTGTTGCGTACGCGAATACCGTGGCGACGGTTGTTGATCAGCTTGTTACCCCAGATCAGGTTGTCGCCACTCTCGTACAGGGTGATACCGTCGGTATGGTTGCGGTAAATCTCGTTGTAGGCGATCAGGTTGTTGACGCTGTTACGGTCGATCACCACGCCCGAGAGCTTGTTGTCATAGCTCTTGTTATTAATGATCCAACTGTCGTTGACCTCACGGGAAACGATGATGCCGTGCTTCTTCTTGGTGCCATGCACGGTGTTGCCGGCGATGATCAGTCGGTGCGAACGGTCGTGGGGGTCGATGCCATAGACGATGTTGTCGCGGTAGGTGCTGTCCTTGACCACAAAATCGCTGGTTTCGTAGCAGTAGAAGCCGTACCACATGTCACTGAATTCCGAGCCAATGATCCAGCCGGTGGGTTCGGCGCGGCCCATCTGCTTGGCCATGTTCGGCGTGTACTGGGAAATGCTCACCCCGTAGGACTTACTTTTGGCGTAGCCGAAGCTGGCCATCTGGGTGTTGACGATGTAAGTCTCGGTGCCGCCCCACGACAGCAGGAACGGGCGGAATTCGTTGGCGGAGCGGAAAGTGGCCGGGCCATTGTCCTTCTCGCGCCAGCCGGTGACCTTGCTGTCGGTGACGAACAGTTTGCCGTCGTTGACCAGGAATGATCCGCCTTCCTGGGACAGGCGCAGTTCCTTGACCTTGGCGTCAATCTCCAGCACACCCTTGGCGCCAACCACGATGGGCAGGCGCGCCAGGTAAACGCCGGGCGCGGTTTCAGTCAGGTACTGCTTGGGTACGTGCTTGCTCAGCTCGGTGAAGTCGACGTGACCGTCATCGATAAAAATGGCCTGGGGGATGCCGTGTTGACGCGCTACCCATTCGGCCATCTTGTTGTCGCCACCGATGAACTCCTTGAGCGCGTCTTCCTGCAGCATGCGCCGCACCGTGACCTTGCCCTTGTGGGTGCGCTGGAGCTTTTTCTGCACGGCTTCGGCGGTGTAGCCGGAGAGGTCGGGCAGGGTCGGCGCGGGAATCTGCAACGGCTCGATCGGCGCGCTGCTCACGGTGTATGTCTTGGCCTGCTGCAGTTCCTTGGCCACCGTGGTCGGTGCCTGGCTGTTGGCCAGGGCGATGCTGCTGGCCAGCAGCAAGGTGCCGGCCAGCATGCACTGGAAGGTGTTCGATTGAAGGCTCATATCAGTGCACTCCAGGCATCAGAAGCGCCAGATAACGTCGACGAAGGCGCGGTGCATGTAGGAGTCCGCTTCCTTGCCATAGGCGTCGCCCGGCTTGAATACACCAGCACGCAAGCGCACCAGCGCCGAAGGTTCGTCGATGGACTGGCTGAGGGCGGCTGGCAACAAGCCCTGCTTGAAGTACTTGGTGACCACTACGTCCATTTCTTGACCAAGGTCTTTCTCACCCTGGACCAGCGGACGGTTGATGCCGTTGTCTTCGACAACCGCGTTGATACCGCTGCTGCCGATGTTCTGGTTGCCGTCCACACGCCAGAACTTGTGGTAGATCAAACTGGCGTCGTAGTCGTCGCGCAACTGCCAGGAGGTGAACAAGGTGGCCGCCTGGAGGTTGCCCAGTTCACCGCGAAACGCTTCGCCGAAGCGGTGTACCCGCGAGCGGGTGCCAGTGAAGTTGGAGCGGTTGCTTTCCAGGCCGGTTTGCTCGTAGTTGCTCGAACCGTCGCTGCCACCGCCGCCGCTGCCGCGGGCATAGGCAGCACCGACCTGCCAGTTGGGATCAAGGCGCAAGCGGATCCCGAGGTCGGTGGCCCAGGCGTTGACGTCGCCACTCTGCTTGCCGCTGGCCACTTGCTCGCCGTTGACGGTGGTGGTGTTGAGGCTGTCGCGATCACCGCTCAACCAGGTCACGCTGCCCCAGTAGTTGACGCGATTCTGATTGCGCCAGTTGTAGGCGTCGCTGTTGGCTTCAAGGCCCAACCAGGTGAGGTCACCGGTGCGCGTCTTGTCCAGTGCATCGACCGTTTCGCCCGGGCTCTTCAGGTTGCCGTCGTCATGGGTGTGATGAGCACGCAAGCCGACCCAGTGTCCCGGTGTCCATTGCGTGGCAATGTCGCCATAGACATGCAGGCGATCCTTGTCTTCAGGAGCCAGCTCGGTGAGGTCAGTGCGGTATTCACTGAAACGTTCGGCCACGCCGAGGTTGGCACGCAGCAAAGTGGTGTCGAAGGTCCAGTTCAGCGCTTCGATGTTGGTGTCGCGCCACATGCCGTCGTCGTTGCGCAGGCGCTGGCGGCCGAAGCGCAGTTGCTCGCCGGGGTAGGCGGTCAAGCCGCTGTAGCCGACCCAGAACTCGCGCATCGCCAGGTAGCTTTTGTCTGCCTCGCGACCGTCTGCGCGGCCGGTGTCGGTTTCGGCTTCATCGCCCGACTGGCGCAGGGTGTCGGTCTCGATGATGTCGGTGGCCGCTACCGCCTGGCCCATGGCAAAGGCGCTCCAGTTGCCACGTTCGCCGTAGACCCAAGGACGCAGGTCCAGGCCCAGACCGTTGACGTCACCACCGGAGCGGGTGCCCAGGTCACGGTCGTCTTCGGACTGGCCGGTGATTTTCACGTCCAGACCAAAATTCTTTTCGGCAGTCATTGCGGCCAGGGTCGGGCATGACCAGAGCACGGCGAAGCCAAGGCCCAGGCCGGCTTTCATCCACGGATTGAGTGTCATAGGGAATCCTCGCCTTGTTCAGGTGCTTGCACAGCTTGCAGGGCCAAGGCGCCTGCGCCTGGGCCGATGGCGCCACGAGACTGGCGCTCTTGCTGCAACAGGCGCTCGGCCTGGGCTTTTTGCGTTGGGGAGAGTTGCTGGTCGAGCTCGGCGCTCAACGCTTGCGACTGTTCGCTGGGATTGGCCTGCGCCAGTTGGCTGAACACCCAGGCATTGACCAGGTCCTTGCGGATGCCGTGGCCTTCACTGAACAGCTGGGCCAGGGCGTAGTCGGCGCTGAGCTGGCCACCGCGGGCGGCGGTGAGCAGGTGGTCGACCGCTTTCTGTGGGTCGACATTGCCCAGGTAGCCGCGGCGATAAAGTTGGCCCAGGTAGTAATGAGCGCTGATTTCACCGGCATTGGCGGCACTGAGCAGATGGCGTTCGGCCTTGTGTGCATCGGCCGGCACGGTCTTGCCTTCGTAGTACAGGCGACCAAGCAAAAGCTCTGCCCGAGGCTGCTCGGTGGCCCGGCCCTTGTCGATGTACTCCATCAACTTGTCAGTGTCGCCGAGTTCGGGAAAGTCGTAGAGCAACTGTGCCAGGCTGACCCAGGAGCCGGGGTTCACCGGAGCCACGTGTTCGAGCAGCGCCTGGGCGGTTTTCTCGTCGGTCTGTCCCAGGCTGCGATCGGCCAGCACGCGGGCCACACTGTCGACCCGGGTGGCGGGAATCGTGCCGCGTTGGTAGGCGCTTTTTACACTTTCAATCAGCGCAGCCTGTTGATCGGCCTGACCGCGTTTCTGGTAAACGGTTGCCAATTCGACATAGCAGATATCGGTTGCCGTCAACGCGGCTTTGCAGATCCGCTCAACCTCGTCCAGATGCTGGTCGTAGGTGTTCTGGGTGCGGTACAGCAGGATCTGCGCCAGGCCCGCTTCCGGGTAGCCGGCAGCGCGCCATTGATCGATCTGTTGCTGGGCGTTGGTGTTCGGAAAACTCTGTGGGTATTGCAGGTAGAGCATCGCCAGCGGAATCAGGGTATTGCCCTCACCGTTGGTGAAGGCTTTCTTGAGCAGGGTTTCGGCTTCCTGGCGCTCGGCTGCAGAGGCGTCCGGTTTGGCGGCCAGCAGACGACCCAGGCGCGCCTGGGCGCGGGGCGAAATGTCGGCGGCTGCGCGGTAGGTTGCTTCGGCTTCCTTGAGCTTGGCCGGGTCGCGGGTTTCTACCTGAATATCGGCCAGGCCAACCTGGGCTTCGCTGTAACCGAGGTCGGCCAGTTGCCGGTAGTTCTGCTCCGCCAGGGCCGTGTCGCCGCGCTTGAGTGCTTCGTTGGCCAGGCGCTGGTCGGGCAACCCTGCACAACCGGCCAGGCTGATGGCCAGCGCCAGGCCCAACGCAGCACAACAATGGGAGTGAGTAAGGGTCATGGGC is a window of Pseudomonas sp. DG56-2 DNA encoding:
- the algG gene encoding mannuronan 5-epimerase AlgG produces the protein MSLQSNTFQCMLAGTLLLASSIALANSQAPTTVAKELQQAKTYTVSSAPIEPLQIPAPTLPDLSGYTAEAVQKKLQRTHKGKVTVRRMLQEDALKEFIGGDNKMAEWVARQHGIPQAIFIDDGHVDFTELSKHVPKQYLTETAPGVYLARLPIVVGAKGVLEIDAKVKELRLSQEGGSFLVNDGKLFVTDSKVTGWREKDNGPATFRSANEFRPFLLSWGGTETYIVNTQMASFGYAKSKSYGVSISQYTPNMAKQMGRAEPTGWIIGSEFSDMWYGFYCYETSDFVVKDSTYRDNIVYGIDPHDRSHRLIIAGNTVHGTKKKHGIIVSREVNDSWIINNKSYDNKLSGVVIDRNSVNNLIAYNEIYRNHTDGITLYESGDNLIWGNKLINNRRHGIRVRNSVNIRLYENVAMANGLVGVYGHIKDLSDTDRDIALDPFDTKVSLIVVGGELAANGSGPLSIDSPLSVELYRVSMLAPSKASGISFSGVLGERQDEILDLMVRQQKAVLIDPVERQTEMAD
- a CDS encoding alginate export family protein gives rise to the protein MTLNPWMKAGLGLGFAVLWSCPTLAAMTAEKNFGLDVKITGQSEDDRDLGTRSGGDVNGLGLDLRPWVYGERGNWSAFAMGQAVAATDIIETDTLRQSGDEAETDTGRADGREADKSYLAMREFWVGYSGLTAYPGEQLRFGRQRLRNDDGMWRDTNIEALNWTFDTTLLRANLGVAERFSEYRTDLTELAPEDKDRLHVYGDIATQWTPGHWVGLRAHHTHDDGNLKSPGETVDALDKTRTGDLTWLGLEANSDAYNWRNQNRVNYWGSVTWLSGDRDSLNTTTVNGEQVASGKQSGDVNAWATDLGIRLRLDPNWQVGAAYARGSGGGGSDGSSNYEQTGLESNRSNFTGTRSRVHRFGEAFRGELGNLQAATLFTSWQLRDDYDASLIYHKFWRVDGNQNIGSSGINAVVEDNGINRPLVQGEKDLGQEMDVVVTKYFKQGLLPAALSQSIDEPSALVRLRAGVFKPGDAYGKEADSYMHRAFVDVIWRF
- the algK gene encoding alginate biosynthesis TPR repeat lipoprotein AlgK, which codes for MTLTHSHCCAALGLALAISLAGCAGLPDQRLANEALKRGDTALAEQNYRQLADLGYSEAQVGLADIQVETRDPAKLKEAEATYRAAADISPRAQARLGRLLAAKPDASAAERQEAETLLKKAFTNGEGNTLIPLAMLYLQYPQSFPNTNAQQQIDQWRAAGYPEAGLAQILLYRTQNTYDQHLDEVERICKAALTATDICYVELATVYQKRGQADQQAALIESVKSAYQRGTIPATRVDSVARVLADRSLGQTDEKTAQALLEHVAPVNPGSWVSLAQLLYDFPELGDTDKLMEYIDKGRATEQPRAELLLGRLYYEGKTVPADAHKAERHLLSAANAGEISAHYYLGQLYRRGYLGNVDPQKAVDHLLTAARGGQLSADYALAQLFSEGHGIRKDLVNAWVFSQLAQANPSEQSQALSAELDQQLSPTQKAQAERLLQQERQSRGAIGPGAGALALQAVQAPEQGEDSL